In Streptomyces sp. SN-593, a single genomic region encodes these proteins:
- the rpsD gene encoding 30S ribosomal protein S4, whose product MNQSRPKVKKSRALGIALTPKAVKYFEARPYPPGEHGRGRKQNSDYKTRLLEKQRLRAQYDISERQMQRAYDRAKKVEGKTGEALIVELERRLDALVLRSGLARTIYQARQMVVHGHIEVNGRKVDKPSFRVRPDDVVQVRERSREKTPFLVAREGGWAPDGETPRYLQVNLQALAFRLDRDPNRREIPVICDEQLVVEYYAR is encoded by the coding sequence GTGAATCAGTCGCGTCCCAAGGTCAAGAAGTCCCGGGCGCTCGGCATCGCGCTCACCCCGAAGGCCGTCAAGTACTTCGAGGCCCGCCCCTACCCGCCGGGCGAGCACGGTCGCGGTCGCAAGCAGAACAGCGACTACAAGACCCGCCTGCTGGAGAAGCAGCGCCTGCGCGCGCAGTACGACATCAGCGAGCGGCAGATGCAGCGTGCGTACGACCGCGCGAAGAAGGTCGAGGGCAAGACCGGCGAGGCGCTGATCGTGGAGCTGGAGCGGCGCCTGGACGCGCTGGTGCTCCGCTCCGGGCTCGCCCGCACGATCTACCAGGCCCGCCAGATGGTCGTGCACGGCCACATCGAGGTCAACGGCCGCAAGGTCGACAAGCCGTCGTTCCGGGTGCGTCCCGACGACGTCGTGCAGGTGCGCGAGCGGTCGCGGGAGAAGACCCCCTTCCTCGTCGCGCGCGAGGGCGGCTGGGCGCCCGACGGCGAGACGCCCCGCTACCTCCAGGTGAACCTCCAGGCGCTGGCGTTCCGGCTCGACCGCGACCCCAACCGCCGCGAGATCCCGGTGATCTGCGACGAGCAGCTTGTCGTGGAGTACTACGCCCGCTGA
- a CDS encoding DUF2470 domain-containing protein encodes MIRPGNPAPELPPRQQEHGQPRPEVEEAPRQPSAAERARTLVEGNPSLALAVPALQPAPTEPMVPLRHSVGPDGDVFLLFPRDSPAVRAVLRADDEVPAVLEVTDVAPVAVPHRIRGRAWVAGWLTHVPGGGFEADAELLRLEPGEISVDDLWGAALVEPDEFAAAGPDPLAPFETDVLQHLAGSHPEEVSLLCGLVAEPCVAGASEAVPLALDRFGLRVRFTGPDGTYDARFDFPAPVDGPAAARRALRHLFASARA; translated from the coding sequence ATGATTCGACCCGGGAACCCCGCACCCGAACTGCCGCCGCGACAGCAGGAGCACGGTCAGCCGCGTCCCGAAGTGGAAGAGGCGCCCCGGCAGCCCTCGGCCGCCGAGCGCGCGCGCACTCTCGTCGAGGGTAACCCCTCCCTCGCCCTGGCCGTTCCCGCGCTCCAGCCTGCGCCGACCGAGCCGATGGTGCCGCTGCGCCACTCGGTCGGGCCCGACGGCGACGTCTTCCTGCTGTTCCCCCGCGACTCCCCCGCGGTGCGGGCGGTGCTGCGCGCCGACGACGAGGTGCCGGCTGTGCTCGAAGTCACCGACGTGGCGCCGGTCGCCGTCCCGCACCGCATCCGCGGCCGCGCCTGGGTGGCCGGGTGGCTCACGCACGTGCCCGGGGGCGGCTTCGAGGCCGACGCGGAACTGCTGCGGCTGGAGCCCGGGGAGATCTCCGTGGACGACCTGTGGGGCGCGGCGCTCGTCGAGCCCGACGAGTTCGCCGCGGCCGGACCGGACCCGCTGGCGCCGTTCGAGACCGACGTGCTCCAGCACCTCGCCGGCTCGCACCCGGAGGAGGTCTCCCTGCTGTGCGGGCTGGTCGCGGAGCCGTGCGTGGCCGGCGCCTCCGAGGCGGTGCCCCTCGCGCTCGACCGCTTCGGCCTCCGCGTCCGCTTCACCGGCCCGGACGGCACCTACGACGCCCGCTTCGACTTCCCGGCGCCGGTGGACGGTCCCGCGGCGGCCCGCCGCGCCCTGCGCCACCTGTTCGCGTCCGCCCGCGCCTGA